A part of Haloarchaeobius sp. HME9146 genomic DNA contains:
- the cofG gene encoding 7,8-didemethyl-8-hydroxy-5-deazariboflavin synthase subunit CofG, whose protein sequence is MIQGADEYDIDITFDDADVAELLSVTPDDVEPAEELTFARNVFLPLTTACRYTCTYCTFFDPPGQATLMDDEDVNATLDTGADAGCTEALFTFGDDPDDRYEEVHAQLDAWGYDSIHDYLRAVCKHTLERGVLPHSNPGDQTREQMALVAPYNASMGVMLETTADVSAHAGPRVKSPAQRINTLRNAGELKVPFTTGILVGIGEDWQDRAESLLAIRDLHERYGHIQEVIVQNVVPNERSRFEQPDVETMRRVVAMARYALPEEVSVQVPPNLSPTRELLDCGVDDLGGVSPVTDDYINPDYEWPALRELRDIADEAGVPLRERLPVYERYLPAELRSPDFDGEPAPGDGWLSEPIREALTGDTPAGRRYRRVLRGETTV, encoded by the coding sequence GTGATACAGGGCGCTGACGAGTACGACATCGACATCACCTTCGACGACGCCGACGTAGCCGAGTTGCTCTCGGTCACGCCCGACGACGTCGAGCCCGCCGAGGAACTCACCTTCGCCCGCAACGTCTTCCTGCCGCTGACGACCGCCTGCCGGTACACCTGCACCTACTGCACGTTCTTCGACCCGCCCGGGCAGGCGACGCTCATGGACGACGAGGACGTGAACGCGACCCTCGACACCGGGGCCGACGCCGGCTGTACCGAGGCGCTGTTCACCTTCGGCGACGACCCGGACGACCGCTACGAGGAGGTGCACGCGCAACTGGACGCCTGGGGATACGACTCCATCCACGACTACCTGCGCGCCGTCTGCAAGCACACGCTGGAGCGAGGCGTGTTACCCCACTCGAACCCCGGCGACCAGACCCGCGAGCAGATGGCGCTCGTCGCACCCTACAACGCCAGCATGGGCGTGATGCTGGAGACGACTGCCGACGTGTCGGCGCACGCCGGCCCGCGGGTGAAGTCGCCGGCCCAACGCATCAACACGCTCCGGAACGCGGGCGAGCTGAAGGTCCCGTTCACCACGGGTATCCTCGTCGGCATCGGTGAGGACTGGCAGGACCGGGCGGAGAGCTTGCTCGCCATCCGCGACCTGCACGAGCGCTACGGCCACATCCAGGAGGTCATCGTCCAGAACGTCGTCCCGAACGAGCGCTCGCGGTTCGAGCAACCCGACGTCGAGACGATGCGCCGGGTGGTCGCGATGGCCCGGTACGCCCTGCCCGAGGAAGTGTCGGTGCAGGTGCCACCGAACCTCTCGCCCACCCGCGAGCTGCTGGACTGCGGCGTCGACGACCTCGGCGGGGTCTCACCCGTGACGGACGACTACATCAACCCGGACTACGAGTGGCCGGCACTACGCGAACTGCGCGACATCGCCGACGAGGCCGGTGTCCCATTGCGCGAGCGCCTGCCGGTGTACGAGCGCTACCTCCCGGCCGAGCTTCGGTCTCCGGACTTCGACGGCGAGCCTGCGCCCGGCGACGGCTGGCTCTCCGAGCCCATCCGCGAAGCGCTCACCGGTGACACGCCCGCGGGCCGACGCTACCGACGCGTGTTGCGCGGTGAGACGACGGTCTGA
- a CDS encoding DUF2267 domain-containing protein encodes MKFSEFVGQVQHRLSLPDEGEALRATRATLSTLGERLQAGEAKDLAASLPMEIDRFLTTAESGQRFDFDEFADRVARRSHTDRPDAIYHAQQIVALVAETVAPGELDQVRGQLPDDYDTLFEFVEQEPPSA; translated from the coding sequence ATGAAGTTCAGCGAGTTCGTCGGTCAGGTCCAGCATCGTCTCAGTCTCCCGGACGAAGGGGAAGCGCTCCGGGCGACCCGCGCGACCCTCAGCACGCTCGGCGAGCGACTGCAAGCCGGCGAGGCCAAGGACCTCGCGGCGTCGCTCCCGATGGAGATCGACCGGTTCCTCACGACCGCGGAGTCGGGCCAGCGCTTCGACTTCGACGAGTTCGCCGACCGCGTGGCCCGGCGGAGTCACACCGACCGGCCGGACGCGATATACCACGCCCAGCAGATAGTCGCCCTGGTCGCCGAGACCGTCGCACCGGGCGAACTCGACCAGGTTCGCGGCCAGCTCCCCGACGACTACGACACGCTGTTCGAGTTCGTCGAACAGGAGCCGCCGAGCGCCTGA
- the cofH gene encoding 7,8-didemethyl-8-hydroxy-5-deazariboflavin synthase subunit CofH encodes MTDTFDTAAADLPSDGFDFAHVPETDQSFENALAKARDGERLTVADGIELITTGTDVDGFDRVRKEKVLQAADERRQDVVGDEVTFVANLNNNVTTACNTGCLFCNFKNTAHTFEEDYDGEHDGFTKTPEESRRVVADAVERGVYEITSVSGLHPGFALDDEHHEILRQSDWKETNYKPPERYVTDPGTYVEQMQAMSVDDVHLHSMTPEEAYHAKRGTDWSYEDVYQKLKDAGLDSVPGTAAEILVDEVREVICPGKIGTDDWLEAMEAAANVGLGLTATIMYGHVDNAAHRVMHLKELRDLQERVDGAITEFVPLSFVHENTPLFEHGVVTEGASRAEDELMIAVGRLFLDNIEHVQSSWVKYGDEHGMKMLNCGADDFMGTILSEEITKRAGGRYGEFRTFDQYVEMIRAIGRVPVERSTDYEHRRTIEGDGPFGPELGPKADGTPLLDPGEVPETAGDVASADD; translated from the coding sequence ATGACCGATACGTTCGACACCGCTGCGGCCGACCTGCCGTCGGACGGGTTCGACTTCGCACACGTTCCCGAGACCGACCAGTCGTTCGAGAACGCGCTCGCGAAGGCCCGTGACGGCGAGCGGCTCACGGTCGCAGACGGTATCGAACTCATCACGACCGGGACCGACGTCGACGGGTTCGACCGGGTCCGCAAGGAGAAGGTGCTGCAGGCGGCCGACGAGCGCCGCCAGGACGTGGTCGGTGACGAGGTCACCTTCGTCGCGAACCTGAACAACAACGTCACCACGGCGTGTAACACGGGCTGCCTCTTCTGTAACTTCAAGAACACGGCGCACACCTTCGAGGAGGACTACGACGGGGAGCACGACGGGTTCACGAAGACCCCCGAGGAATCCCGGCGTGTCGTCGCGGACGCGGTCGAACGCGGTGTCTACGAGATAACCTCCGTCTCGGGTCTCCATCCGGGGTTCGCACTCGACGACGAGCACCACGAAATCCTGCGACAGTCCGACTGGAAGGAGACGAACTACAAGCCGCCCGAGCGCTACGTGACCGACCCCGGGACCTACGTCGAGCAGATGCAGGCCATGTCGGTCGACGACGTGCACCTGCACTCGATGACGCCGGAGGAGGCGTACCACGCGAAGCGCGGCACCGACTGGAGCTACGAGGACGTGTATCAGAAACTCAAGGATGCCGGGCTGGACTCTGTTCCGGGCACCGCCGCCGAGATACTCGTCGACGAGGTGCGCGAGGTCATCTGTCCGGGCAAGATCGGCACCGACGACTGGCTCGAGGCGATGGAGGCCGCTGCCAACGTCGGCCTCGGCCTCACCGCGACCATCATGTACGGGCACGTCGACAACGCGGCCCACCGCGTCATGCACCTGAAGGAGCTCCGTGACCTGCAAGAGCGCGTCGACGGGGCCATCACGGAGTTCGTCCCGCTCTCGTTCGTCCACGAGAACACGCCGCTGTTCGAACACGGCGTGGTCACCGAGGGCGCGAGCCGGGCCGAGGACGAACTCATGATCGCGGTCGGGCGGCTCTTCCTCGACAACATCGAGCACGTCCAGTCCTCGTGGGTGAAGTACGGCGACGAACACGGCATGAAGATGCTCAACTGCGGTGCCGACGACTTCATGGGCACCATCCTCTCCGAGGAGATAACCAAGCGCGCCGGCGGCCGGTACGGCGAGTTCCGGACGTTCGACCAGTACGTCGAGATGATCCGGGCCATCGGGCGCGTCCCGGTCGAGCGCTCGACCGACTACGAGCATCGGCGCACCATCGAGGGCGACGGCCCGTTCGGTCCCGAACTCGGCCCGAAGGCGGACGGGACGCCGCTGCTCGACCCCGGCGAGGTACCCGAGACCGCCGGGGACGTGGCGAGCGCAGACGACTGA
- a CDS encoding helix-turn-helix domain-containing protein, protein MTVIADISIPATQFALGRLFDAFPDIEVELERLVPIETGIMPLFWMSGADEARLQRALADDALTKSVRSLTETDDRCLFEIVWSSDVNGVIQPLMKNEGDVLRAVGNADEWTFRLLFAERKNLTKFREDCLAHGVQIELRRIFNPAPSTGDPLLTKEQREMIALAFEEGYWDVPRDTTLGELGDQMGISDSAASQRLRRGVKSLIQDTGLDL, encoded by the coding sequence ATGACAGTTATCGCCGACATCTCGATTCCTGCAACCCAGTTCGCCCTCGGTCGGCTGTTCGACGCGTTCCCCGACATCGAGGTCGAACTCGAACGGCTGGTCCCGATAGAGACGGGCATCATGCCGTTGTTCTGGATGTCGGGGGCGGACGAGGCGAGGCTCCAGCGGGCACTCGCAGACGACGCCCTGACCAAATCGGTTCGGTCCCTCACCGAGACCGACGACCGGTGCCTGTTCGAGATCGTCTGGAGCTCGGACGTCAACGGGGTGATCCAGCCGCTCATGAAGAACGAGGGCGACGTGTTGCGGGCGGTCGGAAACGCCGACGAGTGGACGTTCCGACTGCTGTTCGCCGAGCGCAAGAACCTCACGAAGTTCCGGGAGGACTGCCTGGCGCATGGCGTCCAGATCGAACTTCGGCGAATCTTCAACCCCGCGCCGTCGACGGGGGACCCACTGCTCACGAAGGAGCAACGCGAGATGATCGCCCTGGCGTTCGAGGAAGGGTACTGGGACGTGCCCCGGGACACCACACTCGGTGAACTGGGTGACCAGATGGGAATCAGTGATTCGGCTGCGTCCCAGCGGCTCCGGCGCGGTGTCAAGTCGCTGATCCAGGATACCGGACTGGACCTCTGA
- a CDS encoding phosphoribosylaminoimidazolesuccinocarboxamide synthase, which produces MTSVKEFRIEEPASADELGLGAFVFTDDYSVFDWGKMPDQIPSKGASLCSMGAFNFELLEDEGVPTHYRGVVEDGEVVPLREASRPPWEMAIDLTQVPDLPHEGRDYDYDAFHAEAGENYLVPLEIVFRNRVPVGSSLRSRTDPADHGLDFDSWPDEAVDLDEPIVEFSTKYEESDRYLSREEADDIAGIAHIDDLEAVAREVNRIVTEQAAAGGLTHEDGKIECLYFDGEIRVADVVGTFDENRFSYEGTQISKEVIRQYHKRTQPEWVEAVGAAKEQAKAENIADWRELCEVQPDHLDEDVLQVASDMYTAGANAYTGLELFDAPPIDSAIGAVRRL; this is translated from the coding sequence GTGACGTCCGTCAAGGAGTTCCGCATCGAGGAACCGGCGTCGGCCGACGAACTCGGCCTCGGCGCGTTCGTCTTCACCGACGACTACTCCGTGTTCGACTGGGGCAAGATGCCCGACCAGATTCCCAGCAAGGGTGCGTCGCTCTGTTCGATGGGCGCGTTCAACTTCGAGCTGCTGGAGGACGAGGGCGTCCCCACCCACTATCGCGGCGTCGTCGAGGACGGCGAGGTCGTTCCCCTGCGAGAGGCCTCGCGCCCGCCGTGGGAGATGGCCATCGACCTCACGCAGGTCCCCGACCTCCCCCACGAGGGTCGGGACTACGACTACGACGCGTTCCACGCCGAGGCCGGCGAGAACTACCTCGTCCCTCTCGAGATCGTCTTCCGGAACCGCGTCCCCGTCGGCTCCAGTCTCCGGAGTCGCACCGACCCGGCCGACCACGGCCTCGACTTCGACTCGTGGCCCGACGAGGCCGTCGACCTCGACGAGCCCATCGTCGAGTTCTCCACGAAGTACGAGGAGTCCGACCGCTATCTGAGTCGGGAAGAGGCCGACGACATCGCGGGCATCGCCCACATCGACGACCTCGAAGCTGTCGCGCGCGAGGTGAACCGTATCGTCACCGAGCAGGCTGCCGCGGGCGGGCTGACCCACGAGGACGGCAAGATAGAGTGCCTCTACTTCGACGGCGAGATTCGCGTCGCCGACGTGGTCGGCACCTTCGACGAGAACCGCTTCAGCTACGAGGGCACCCAGATATCCAAGGAGGTCATCCGGCAGTACCACAAGCGAACCCAGCCCGAATGGGTCGAGGCTGTGGGTGCAGCGAAGGAGCAGGCCAAGGCCGAGAACATCGCGGACTGGCGGGAACTGTGTGAGGTCCAGCCTGACCACCTCGACGAGGACGTGCTGCAGGTCGCCAGCGACATGTACACCGCCGGGGCGAACGCCTACACTGGGCTGGAACTGTTCGACGCGCCGCCCATCGACTCGGCCATCGGGGCCGTTCGGCGGCTCTGA